Below is a genomic region from Sphingomonas phyllosphaerae.
AAAATCCCACCTCTAATGCGTGTATCGATGGCTCAAGAAGTCGAACGCCGGAAGCGCTTCCGTTCGACGGTAATCGAACCACGCCGCATTCTCCCAGTTCGACCCCTTGCCCCAGCGGGTGCCGCAGCGCGTTGAGACCCAGTTCGGCTCCCAATAGACGACCCCCACGCCGCCGCCGTCCACCACCGTCTGGGTCAGGTCGATCAAATAGCGGCGCTGCCCGTCCGGCGTCGCCGGATACCCCGCGACCAACGTATCGAGGCCGAGCAGATTCGGCGACGCATCGGCATTCTCGTTGGTGAACGGATAGGCCGTCTCGACCACGATCACGTCCTTGCCATACCGCCGACGCACGCGGGTGATCGTGTCGCCCAGCTGCTTCATCGATTGCGTCGACCATTTCTTGTAATAGCTGACGCCGATCACGTCGAAGTCGCGAACGCCGGCTTTGGTGGCGGCATCGAACCACGGCTCGACATTCTCGGGCTGGGCGATGTGGAGCATGATCCGGGGGGCGATCGTCGCGGCTTTGCCCGCGTCGCGGACCGCGCGCAGCCCGGCGTCGAACAATCGCGCATTGCGCGTCCAGTCGATGGGCCGCTCCTTCACCCCGCCCATCAGTTCGGGGTTGGTTTCGTTGCCGACCTGCACCATCTCCGGCATCAGTCCCTGCGCATCCAGCCTCGCGAGCACGTCGCGCGTATAGGCGTAAAGCGCAGCCGCCTGCGCTTCAGTGTCCTTCCCCGCCCATGCCGCCGGAGCGCGTTGTTTGTCGCCATCGGCCCAATCGTCCGAATAATGGAAGTCGAGCAACACCTGCATCCCCGCCGCCTTCGCGCGGCGGATCGTCTTGGTGACGTCGGCAAGGTTCGAGTACTGCGTCCAGCGCGCATCGTTCCAGATCCGCACCCGGACGATATTGCCGCCCTTGTCGGCCAGCAGCGCGAAGGGATCGACCGGCTGGCCGCCGCTACGGTACACCGCGCCGCAATCCTCCATCTCGTTCACATACGACAGATCGGCGCCCAGATAGAGCCCGCTCTTCGGCGGTGGTGCGCGATCCCCCGCCTGAACCGGCGACGCAGCGAGGACGGCGAATGCCGCCGCGAGAACGGACACACGCATCAGAACTGATATCCCACGCCGAAGAGGAAGCGCCGCCCGAAACGTTCGTAACGACCCTGCAAGCGCCGATCGCCATAATAGGTCTCGAACGGCTCGTCGGTCAGGTTATTGGCCTGGAACAGCAGCTTGACCCCATCCAGCCGCGAGCCCTTGGCGAATTCGTAGCTGGTCTGAAAATCCAGCACCGACTCCGGCGCAGTGAACAGGATGCGGTCGGTATCGCCCAGCTCGGTGGCGTAGCTGGAGCGATACCGGAACGCGACACGCGCCTCGAACCCGGACTTGCTGTAGTAGAGCGTCGCGTTGCCGACGTGCTTGGACAGGCCCGGCAGCTGGATCGCGCCAATCGCATTGTCGTCCTCGCGCACGCGGATGTTGCTGTCGGTGTAGCTGTAGTTCAGGTACACGCCCAGCCCGTCGAACGGCGCCGGCAGGAAGGTCAGCGCCTTCTGGAACAGCACCTCGACGCCCTTGATCGTCCCGCCTGATCCGTTGATCGGTTGGCGGAACGTCCCCTCCAGATCGGGCCCGCCCGCCGGATTGGGCACGGTGATCGGCGTGACCTGCTGGACGATGAAGGTGCTCAGATCCTTGTAGAAACCCGAGATCGTCAGGGCGCTGTCGCGATCGAAATACCATTCGACGGTCGCGTCTAGCTGCTTGGCGCGGAACGGCTCGAGCAGCGGATTGCCCCCGAACGCCGATGGCGCGCCGAACGTGAACAGGCCGACCCCCGCGCTCAGATCGTCGAGTGGCGGACGTGAGATCGCCTGGCTGGCGCCCAGACGCAACTGGAGCTTGTCGGTCGGCTTGAACGTCAGGTTCAGGTTGGGCAGCCAGTCGGTGAAGTCGTTCTTCACTGCGATCGGCGTAACGACCGTCGTCACCGATCCATCGGGCTGCTGGGTCTGCGTCAAGTCGACGCTCTTCGACAGCGTCTCGGTGCGAATGACACGCAGCCCCAAATTGCCAGTGAACGGCATTCCGAACAGATTGCCGCCCAGATCGAGCTGCGCATAGCCGGCATAGGTCGTCTCGCCGACCTTCCAGCTCGAACGGCGATCGTCGTCGGAGGTGGTGGGCGCAATCGGGCCGAACAATTGCTCGACCGCCTTGGTGATGTCGATCGACTGCACCGCCGGCAGCCCCGCGAACGCACCGGCGAACGTATAGGGCGTGTTCAACAGCGCCGCCGGGGTTGCGGTGCGCGCCGCCGGATCGATGAAGCCAAACTGCGTGCGCTGCGTATAATCCTTCGACCGGTCAGTATAGCGCATGCCGAACCGCAAGGCGGCGAGCGGCCCCTGCCCGATCTCGCGCGTCGCATCCAGGCTGCCGGTCCACAATTCGTCATTGATGAGCGGCGCACCACCACCGTTCGACGGGATCTGGAAATCGGCGATGCGGAAGACCGACGGATCGGAGAGATCGGCGCCGACGCTCATCTGCGGCACCGTATTGCGCGCGGACAGGAAGCTGGTGGTCGGCACCACCCCGAACGGCTCGGTGCGCAGCGTCAGGAACTGCTGATCGCGGTGCGTGGTCGAATAACCGATGTCACCGACGATCGCCCAGCCGTCCGGTCGCCACGCCGCGTTGATCCCGCCGGCATACAGATCGTCCTTGAAGAAGAACGTCTCGTTCACCCCGCGCACGACCTGTCCGAAGCTGGTGTTGGCGTTGGTCGTGGTGATCCCGGTCACATAGTCGCGCGGCGTGCCGTCATTGTCGATCGTGACGCCGGTGCCGCCCGTCAGCGTGTTGCCGAACGGCAGGTTCTCGACGCGGAAGCCGCGCTGCGTCTCGTCGAACTTAACGTGGCTGTAGAAGAAGTCGCCGTTCACCTCGAACCGGTCGCTCGGCCGCCATTGCAGTGCCGCCAGCGCGCCGTGACGGATGTCGTCGCCGCCGCGCGCCAGCCCTTCGAAGCCGTAAGGGATGTTGTCGTTCGACTGGCCGTTGCCGGTCAGGTCGGCAAAGCTGTTGGTGTAGCGAAAGATGTTCGTGCGCACCGTCGCCACCGACTGGCGCCGCCCCGAATAGCCGATCGCCAGCCCCAGCGTGTCGTCGAAGAATTGCGTCACCAGCGACGCGCTGGCGATATAGCCCCACGGGCTGGTGTCCTGCACGTCCTCGGCCAGATCGCTGTAGATCGCCCGCGCGTTCAGCACGACGCGCGTTTCCTTGTAGTCGAGCGGCTTCAGCGTGCGCAGATCGACCTGCCCGGCGATCGCGCCCTCCACCTGCGACGCGGTCGGCGACTTGAACACCGACGCACCGTTGATGAGTTCGGCCGGATACTGCTCGTAGCGGACGTTGCGGCTCGCCTCGGCCGAGACGATCTCGCGCCCGTTGAGCAGCGTGTTGACGAGGTTCGGCCCCAGCCCGCGGATCGAGATTTGCGTTCCGTTGCCCCGATCGCGATTGGTGGCGAGCCCCGGCAGCCGCGCCAGCGATTCCGCAATGCTCGCCTCGGGCAGCTTGCCGATGTCTTCGGCGGCCAGCACCTCCTGCACCCGGTCGGCGGCGCGCTTCTGGTTGATCGAGGTGCGCAGCGACTGGCGGATGCCGGTGACGACCACGTCGTCGGCGGTGTCCTGTGGCGCGCCGTCCTCGGCGGGCGTGCCGGCGGCCGCGGTCGCTACCTGCGTCAACGCGACCGGCTGATAGGGTGACGTGCCGAGCACGACATAGGTCTGCGGGCCGCTCTGCTGCGCGTGCAGCCCGGTGCCGTCGAGCAGCCGGTTGAGCGCCGCGTCGGCGGTCATCGCGCCGCGCACCGCGTTGGTGCGCTTGCCGCGACTGAACGACCGCGCGACGACGATCTGGATCCCGGCCTGTCGCGCCAATGCGGTGATCGCGGTTTCGGCGGCCTGCGCCGGAATGTCGAACTGCTTGGCCTGCGCCACCGCCGGCTGGCTTATGGCCAGCACCGCCGCGCCTGTCGCGAGCAGCACGTGGCGATTTAACCCCCTCGTCATCCTCTTCCCCTTTTATCGCGGGCTGTTGCCCTGCCCTCGAAGAGACGTCGGCAATCGATTTCCCTCCGCACCGCGCGATTTATTTTTGCGCGCGCCCGATGCGGATCACATCGTCGCCGGCCAGATCGACCTCCACGTTGAAGCTGGCGTGGATCGCGCGCGCGAACCCTTCGGGATCGTCTGTATGGAACAGCCCGTCGATCTGCTCGCCCGCCAGCCGGGGATCGGCGAGCACCAGCTTGCGGCGGTTGTAGCGGTTGAACTCGCCGACCGCGGTGGCCAGTGTCTGCCCGTTGAGGTCGATCGCACCGGTCCGCCACGCCAGCGTGCGATCCACCGCGGAAGGCGCATCCTTGTGCAACTGAACCGCGGCATTGTCGCCGATGAAGGCGCTTTGCCCCGCCGACAGGCTGGTGCGATAACCGTCCGCCTGCGCCGTCCATACCTCGACCACGCCCTCGGTCACCAGCACATCGGCACCGTGCGCCCGTCGCCGGACCGAAAAGGCGGTGCCGACCGCCTGCACCACAATCGGGCCGGCCTCGACGACGAACGGGCGCGTCGGGTCTTTGGCCACGCGGAACCACGCCTCGCCCTGCGCGATCGTCACCATGCGACGGCGGTCGGCAAGCGTTACCTGCACCTCGGAGCCGGTGTTGATCGTCGCCGTCGATCCGTCGGCCAGCGGCACGCGCCGGATCTCGCCCAATTGCGTGCGGTAAATGGTGCCGCGCGTCAGCAGGAACACGCCACCCGCCAGCGATGCCGCCAGCGCGCCGCCTGCCGCCTTCATCATCGTCCGCCGCTTCATCGACGCCGGCCGGACGATCGCGGAACGCGGCGGGTCGAGTGCGATCCAGGTCGCCTGCGCCCGCAGCAGCGCGCCTCGTCGCCGCGGATCACCCGCCAGCCAGCGCTCCAGACCGATCTCGTCGGTTTCGCTCCACCCTTCGGCATCCATTTGCGCCACCCAGGCGGCGGCCTCGTCGGCGATGGCCGCCGCGTCCTGCCTGTTCATCAGCGACGTCCTCCGCGTCGTTCGGCGACGGTCATGCGATCGTCCGCTTCCTGTTCCGCACGGCTCCACGCGTCGCGCAATGCGCGCACGCCGAGCCAGATCTGCTTCTCGACCGCCTTCTCGGTGGTGCCGAGATGCTCGGCGATCCGGCGCTGCGACCATCCCTCGATCTTGCGGAGCTGCACGATCCGGCGGCAGCGTTCGGGTAAGCAGGCAATCAGGTCGAGCGCTTTGGCATAGGCCATCCGCCCTGCGGCGGTCTGCTCCGGCGAAGGGCGGTCGTCCTGCCACGCATCCACCTCGGCGATCGTCTCCAGCGGTACGATCCGCTGCCGCTTCAGCCGGCGCACCAGCAGATTGCGAACGATCGAGAAAAAATAGGCGTGGCCATTGTCGATGTGGTCAACATCCTCGAGCATCGCGAGCCTGCAATAAGCCTCCTGAATGATCTCGTCGGCATCCTCGCCAGAGATGCGCGCGCGGTTCAGCCATTGGCGAACGCGATGTTCATGCGGCAGAACCTCGCGCGCCACCCAGGTGGCCAGCGCAGCACGATGCCCTCTCTTGGTCTTCACATCGATGCGCATATATCCAAGAGCCGCTCGTGAGCCATTTTTTGTACGTCAGAGATCAAGAGACCCGGAAGCCTCACATCCTTCCTGCAAAAAAGCGCTGTGGTTCAAGCTCGTTGGCGAGGTTATTTCTGGCCGTTCAGCAGACTGTGAGAGCTCCTGATCCAGGAACGGAGCCTCAACCCGCCCGAGAAATGCAGGTGTCGCTATTGAAGGGTTGCAACACCGGCTGATCAGCTGCTCGCCGCTGCAATGACCCAATTATGGACATTCCACGCGAGCGGGTGGCTGAGACTTAATGACGCTGTCTTAAAACCCATGCCAGGGAAGTTGCGCCCCGTCGCCACATCTCTGAGGGCGTTGAACCCGCGCATTTCTTCAATCAGAAAGATTAGAACTTTGCTTTGCCGATCAAAGCTTCTATATACTCACCTGTAATTGCGCGATCATCGGCCCCGTTCATCATAAGATTGATCTGCACCAAGAAATGCACCTTACAAACCCTTGCTCCGCTTACACCCTCCATGCGATTACATTTCTAAGATGCGATCTCCATGAAAACGAGCAATAGACCCCAGATGCCGGCGAAGTGGAGCACTGAAGCCTTTCGCGCGAACAAAAAATTCAATTAGCAATATTTTATAAGCAACCCTAGATCTCAAATCGGATCAGATGTCAGCCACTCAATATGCACGTCCAGATAATACGCAAACTATATCTTTGGGACACCTCCTTTATGACTGTCCCGTAGTAGAATGTGCAGGGGCCAACGAGATGAATTTGTTTCGGTGTGGCCGTCCTCATTCTCTACTATCGACACTAGTTTACCTGCAAGAGCTAGACCCAAGGCGTTTAAATCAAGCGTGAAGCACGTAAGCTCGGGTGACAAGGCTTGGCACATGGGGTTGTTGCGCAGACCAATCACCGCAATATCTCGTCCAGGCTCCTGACCCGCGTCGCGGAGTGCTCGATACGCGCCCACCGGCGCTGTTTCGCCCATCAGCAACAACGCCGACGGTGGTTGCTCCAGCGCCATCAGCTCGCGTGTCGCAGCCTCGCCGTCATGCTCGTCTGTGTCGCCGCGGTGGATCAGCGCTTCATCCGCCGCAAGTCCGGCCCGGCCGAGCGCCGCACGATATTCGGCGACGACGATGTGGCTGTTGTTGATCGTCGCGGGGGGCGTGACCAGCCCGATCCGGCGGTGACCGTTGGCGAGCAGCAGTGCCATCGCCTCTGCGACGACACCTTCGAAGTCGAGGTCAATCCACGAATAATCATCAATCGACGCGGTACGTCCGAGCGCAACGAAGGGAATACGACGTTCCGACAGTAACTTGATGCGGGCATCCTCATATTGCGTGCCCGACAGCAACCAGCCATCCACCGTGCCGCGGGCGATATGGCGGCGCAGGAAGGTTTCGCCGTCCTCGCCCTTGCGCGCGAGCAGGATCACCAAATCGAGGCCGTGGTCGACCAGCCCGGCCTGCACGCCTTCGAGGAGCGCCATGAAGAACGGATCGCCGTGGACCGCGCTATCGTGTTCCAGCGTCAGCATAAAACCGATCGTGGCCGTTCGCCCAATTCGCAGCGTCCGGCCGAATTGATTGGGCGTGTAGCCCAATGCCGACGCCGCCTCCAGCACACGCTGCCGGGTTAAGGGACTGACATCCTTCCGATCATTCAGCGCGCGCGACACCGTCCCGATCGACAAGCCCAGATGGCCGGCAAGCGCCCGAATGTCCATCCGCGCCTGATCGCCGCCGCGCGCCGGCGACGCAAGAGCCTTGACAGACACCGACCCGACAAGCACAAGACCGGAAACGTTTACGGCTCGGAATTGCCGAGCGGGGAGAGAAAGAAAAGCGTGGATACGCTGACGCTTGAGGAGCGCGCGATCGTCTGGGCCTATGATGGCGACTGGGTGCGGATCGAGGCGCATGGGCCGAGCGGATTGCGGCTACGCGCCTCGACCTATGCCCCCCGCCCCGCCGCGCCGGGTGCGTTGCTCGACATCGAGCCGGTTGCCGCCTCGATCGAACGGGACGGTTCGGTAGCACGAATTCGCAGCGGCGGGATCACGGCGGAGCTGGATTTACAAGGCCGCGTGCGCCTTCTGGATCATGCGGGACGCGTTCTGCTCGAGGAAAAATGGCGGCAGCGCGATACGGTCACCAGATTCTGGACAATCGGCAGCGAGACGGTCGAGACGATCAGCGCGCTGGGTCTGGCCGGGCGTGAATTCCATCCGCTGCCGGGCGGGGCGGCGCGAATCACGGTGCGGTTCGAGGCGAAACCCGGCGAGCGGCTGTACGGCATGGGCCAGTACCAGCAACCCAACCTCGACCTCGCCGGCTGCGTGCTCGAACTGGCGCAGCGCAATTCGCAGGCGAGCGTGCCCTTCGTCGTCTCGAGCCACGGCTACGGGATGTTGTGGAACAGCCCGGCGGTCGGCGAGGCGTGTTTCGCGGCCAATGGCGCGATCTGGACCGCGCATGCCGCGCACGAGATCGATTACTGGATCACCGCCGCCGACACGCCCGCGCAGATCGTGCGCAACTATGCGCAGGTCACCGGCACCGCGCCGATGATGCCCGATTATGCGCTGGGATTGTGGCAGAGCAAGCTACGCTACCGCACGCAGGACGAGCTGCTGGCAGTGGCGCGCGCCTATCGCGACCGAGGGATCCCGCTGGCGGTGATCGTCGCCGACTTCTTCCACTGGCCGGTACAAGGCGACTGGCGGTTCGATGCGCGCGAATGGCCTGACCCCGCCGCGATGTGCGCCGAGCTGGCGGCGATGGGCACCGCGCTGATGGTGTCGGTGTGGCCGACCGTCGATCCGCGTTCGGAAAACTACCCGACGCTCGCCGAGCGCGGCTATCTGGTGCGCGCCAACCGCGGCGTCGACGTGCAGCAGGAGTTCCTCGGCAACACGCGCTTCCTCGACGTCACGCATCCCGGCGCGCGCGACTTCCTGTGGCAGACGCTGAAGCGCAACTATCGCGACAAGGGCGTGACGTTGTTCTGGCTCGACGAGGCCGAGCCAGAATATGGCGCCTATGACTTCGACAATTATCGCTATCATGCCGGCGAGGTGCTGGCGGTCGGCAACGCCTATCCGCTGCATTATGCGCAAGCGCTCCACGACGGGCTGGCCGCCGAGGGCGCGGGCGAGACCGTCAGCCTGGTGCGCTGCGCCTGGGCGGGGAGCCAGCGTTATGGCGCGCTGATCTGGTCGGGCGACATCCACAGCTCGTTCACCGCGATGCGCAACCAGCTGAGCGCCGGGCTCAACATGGCAATGGCCGGCATCCCGTGGTGGACGACCGATATCGGCGGCTTCCACGGCGGCGATGTCGCCGATCCGGCGTTCCACGAGCTGATGATCCGCTGGTTCCAATGGGCGGTGTTCACCCCGGTGCTGCGGATGCACGGGCATCGCGACCCGATCACCCCACCCGCCGAGCCGTTCCGCGACGGGGTGGCGCAATGCGACACCGGCGCGGGCAACGAATTGTGGAGCTTCGGCGACGACGTGTTCGCGATCCTGCGCCGCTACGCCGGCTTGCGCGAGCGGCTGCGGCCCTATGTCGCCGGGCTGATGCGCGCCGCGCACGAAGCGGGCGACCCGCCGATGCGGCCGATGTTCTACGATTATCCCGAGCAGCCGCGCAGCTGGGAAGTTGACGACCAATATATGTTCGGTCCCGACCTGCTGGTCGCGCCGGTCACCGCGGCGGGCGTCGACGCGCGCGACGTGTGGCTGCCGGCGGGCGCGTGGGTCGACGCCTGGACCGGGGCGGAAGTGGCGGGCGACGCGACGCTCCGCTGCGCCGCGCCGCGCGACCGGCTGCCGGTGTTCGTCCGCGCCGGCGCGCGCGTCGCGGACGCGTTCGGGGACAGGCCGAAGGACGCTGGGGCATGACGACGATCGCGCAACAGGGCGACGCCGCGCCGGTCCACCCCGCCCCGGCCCCGGCCGCGCGCGTGCCGTTCGGCGAGAAGGTCGCCTACGGCTTCGGCGACGCCGGCGGGACGATCATCACCGGGCTGATCGCCAATTTCCTGACCTTCTATTACACCGACGTGTTCGGGATCGCGCCGGGCGTGGTCGGCATCCTGTTCCTGTCGCTGCGCATCTTCGACGCGATCTCCGACCCGCTGATCGGGATCATGGCCGACCGCACGAAGACGCGCTGGGGGCAGTTCCGCCCGTATCTGTTATGGACCGCGATCCCGGTCGGGCTGAGCTGCTTCCTGACCTTCCAGTCGCCCGATCTTGGGCAGGACGGCAAGGTCGCCTATGCCGCGATCACCTATTTCCTGCTCGCCTTCTCCTATTCGCTCAACAACGTGCCCTATTGCGCGCTGGTGACGCGGATGACCGACAGCGCCGAGGAAGGCGTCGCCTGCCAGTCGGTGCGGTTCGCGATGGTGGCGATCGCCTCGTTCACCGTCTCGGTCGGGCTGCCGATCATGGTGCGCGCGCTGGGCGCGGGCGATGTCGCGCGCGGCTATCGCGACGGCGTGGCGATCCTGAGCCTCGCCGCGGTGGCGATGTTCCTGATCTGCTTCCTGTTCGTGCGCGAGCGCGTCACCTTCGCGGCCGTGGAGGAACCGCCGCTGCGCGTCGCGATCGCCAATACGCTGAAGAACGACCAGTTACGCATCACCTTCGCGATGACATTGCTGCTGATCGCGATCTTCAACACCAAGGGCGGCGCGGCGCTGTACTTCATCACCTATGTGCTGAACGGCGGAACGACCTATCAGGCGTTCTTCTTCGGCATCGCGACGATCGGCGGGTTCATCGGCTCGATCGTCGTCACCTTCTTCACACGCCGCTATGACGTGCGAACGATCTATATCTGGGTCAATCTGATCCTCGTCGCCGGGCATGTCGCCGCCTTCTTCGTGCCGGGCGATTATCCGACCTTGTGGCTGGTGCTGGTCGGGCTGTGCTGCATCGTGCTGGGCTGCACCTTGCCGCTGCACTTCACGCTGATCCAGCTCGCCGACCAATATGGCGAGTGGAAGCTGGGGATGCGCTCGTCGGGGATGAGCTTCGCGTTCAACCAGTTCTTCGTGAAGCTGGCGTGGGCGGTCGCGGGGGCGCTGATCAGCGCGGTGCTGGTGCTCGTCTCCTACAAGGCCGGCGCGAACAACCAGACGCCCTTGTCGCTGACCGGCATCCGCGCGCTGTCGACGCTGGTGCCGGCGGCGATGCACCTGCTGCTCGCCTTTACGATCAGCCGGCTGATCCTCAACCGCGCGACGATCGCGCGCATGAACGCGGCGCGCGCGGCATGACCGCCGCGCCGCCCCTCCCGGAGTTTCGCCCGATGCGTGCCCTCGCTTTTGCCGCTCTGCTCGCCACCACCGCCGGCCCCGCGCTGGCGCAGGATGCCCCCGAACGGCTGACCGTCGACATGGGCAGCGACACCGGCGCGTTCCACGGCGGGGCGTCGGGGACGCTCTACGGCCTGTACGATGCGCGGCTGCCGCACCCCAATCTGCTCGAAGGCATCAAGCTGCGCACGGTATCGACCAAGGCGCAGGACGGGCCGCAGCATCCCGGCGCGGACGCGCTGGAGGTGTCGACGCTGCTGACCGATGCGTCGGGCGGCGACACCTATATCTACATGACCGACATCTTCCGCGAGTTTCCGTACAAGTGGAAGAGCGGCGACTGTGCCCAGTCGGTGACCAACTATATCGAGGTGCTGAAGCGGCAGGCCGCGCAGGTCCGCGCGCTGCTGCCGCGCTATCGCGACCGGATCGTGTTCGTGCCGTTCAACGAGCCCGACGGCAACATGTTCAGCGCCGATGCCAAGAGCTGCACCGGGGTCAGCTGGCTCAAGCAGCCGGCGGTGTTCCTCGACGCCTGGGACCGAGCGGTGCGCGCGCTGCGGCAGGCGGCGCCGGGGACGCGGATCGCCGGGCCGAACACCAGCATCCTGTTCGATCAGGTAGAGGGATTCCTGCGCCACGCGATCGCCGCTGACACGATGCCCGACGTTGTGACGTGGCACGAGCTGAGCGATCCGGCGACGGTGCGGACCAGCGTGCGAAAGTATCGTGCGTGGGAGGACCGGCTGTTCGCGGGGACGAAGTGGCAGGGGCGGCACCTGCCAGTCAACATCAACGAATATGCCTATAACTATCACACCTCGGTGCCGGGGCAGATGATCCAGTGGGTCGCGGCGATCGAGGACGCCAAGGTCGATGCCGACATCGCTTACTGGAACATCGACGGCAATCTGAGCGACAGCGCGGTGCAGGCGAACCGCGGCAACGGGCAATGGTGGCTGCTCAACGCCTATGCGACGATGAGCGGGCACACGCTGGCGGTGACGCCGCCGCACCGCGACCAGAGCTATACGTTGCAGGGCGTCGCGACGCTCGACCCGGCGCGGCGACAGGCGCGCGTGCTGCTCGGCGGCAAGAGCGGTGCAGCGACGGTGACGCTGACGAACGTGCCCGCGCTGTTCGGCGCGGCGGCGCAGGTGCGCGTGCGCGAGATCGCGTGGACCGGGCAATTGGGCGACGCCACCCCGCCGGTCATTGTCGCCGACCAGCGCGTGCGAGTGACGAACGGTGCGATCGCTTTGTCGTTCGGGCGCGGCGACTTGCCGGCGCTGCGTGAGGAATCGGCGTACGAGTTGGTCGTCACCCCGGCCGGGACTGCCCTGCCCGCCCCGCCTGCACCGTGGCGGCAGGATTATGAGGCGGAGACAGCGACGCGGCGCGGCAGCGGCTTGAAGGTGCGCGGGCCGGAGGGATCGCCCAAGGATGTGTCGCGCTTCCACACCTCCGGGGGCTATTCGGTCGAGGGGTTCGCGGGCGGCAACGATGCGGCGCTCGACTTTGCGGTGCAAGTGCCACGCGCGGGTCGCTATGCGCTGCGCGTGCTCGCCAGCACCTTCAACAAGGATCCGCTGGCTGAGGCGCAGGGCGCGACCAACGTCTTCCTGCGCGTCGACGGCAAGGAAGTCGGCGAACTGTATCTGCCGCTCGGCTACAAGCCGGCGGTGCTCGATCATGCCGATATCGAGCTGACGCTGGGCGCGGGGCGGCATGTGGTGACGCTGGCGACGCGCAGCCGCGACGGGCGCGCGCGGACGCAGGGCAATGCTTTGGTCGACCGGATCACGCTGACCGAGGCGGTGGGCCTTGCCGCGCAGGTCTATGACGCGCGCGATGCGAAGCGCGACGGCGCGGCGGCGACCTATTGGGTCTATGCCGCCACCGACGGGCCGGCGCGGCTGGCGACGGCGGGCGGACGCGTCCTGCGCGTCAACGGGCGCACGGTGCGCGGCGACCGCGCTTTTCTGCTCGGCGGCATCAACAAGGTTGAGGTCGCGGGCGATAGCGGGCTGACGGTGACGCCGACCCCGTCGGTCGGTGCGCAGCATTACGAAGCCGAGGCGGCGCAGGTCGCGGGCCATGCGCGGGTCGCGGCGGCGTCGCGGGCGAGCGGCGGCCGGGCGGTGTTCGACATCGGCGGCGCGCCGGGCAATGGCAACACGCTGACCTTCCCCGACGTGCGCGTCGCGCGGGCGGGCACCTACGCGCTGACGCTGCGCTTCTCGAACGACGAACAGTCGAAGGCGACGCACTACAATCCCGATCCGCTGGCGCGGGTCGCGCGGATTGCGGTCAACGGCGCGGTGCCGGTGCTCGCGACCTTCCCCAACAGCTTCCACCGCAACAATTGGTGGGAGATGACCGTGCCGGTCACGCTACGCGCCGGGCGCAACACAGTGCGCATCGCCGGCGAGGAACAGCCGAACTGGGACGGGAAGAGCTATGCCTCGCAGGTGTGGCCCGACGTGCTGCTGCGCTCACGCTTCGCCCCCAACATCGACCGGATCACGGTAACGCCGATGCCGTGATCCGCGCCGCCGGACGACAAGCAGAAACGACAAAAATGGGAGGATTACGATGTTCATGCTGACGAACGCGCGCCTGCTCGCCTCGAGCGCCGCACTGGCGATCACCGTCGCCGCGACCACCGCCGCCGCGCAGACCGCACCCGAGCCGGGCACCACGCCGCCGTCCGGCGACGCGCCCGCCGCCTCCGACGAGATCGTCGTCACCGGCATCCGCCA
It encodes:
- a CDS encoding glycoside hydrolase family 31 protein, translated to MDTLTLEERAIVWAYDGDWVRIEAHGPSGLRLRASTYAPRPAAPGALLDIEPVAASIERDGSVARIRSGGITAELDLQGRVRLLDHAGRVLLEEKWRQRDTVTRFWTIGSETVETISALGLAGREFHPLPGGAARITVRFEAKPGERLYGMGQYQQPNLDLAGCVLELAQRNSQASVPFVVSSHGYGMLWNSPAVGEACFAANGAIWTAHAAHEIDYWITAADTPAQIVRNYAQVTGTAPMMPDYALGLWQSKLRYRTQDELLAVARAYRDRGIPLAVIVADFFHWPVQGDWRFDAREWPDPAAMCAELAAMGTALMVSVWPTVDPRSENYPTLAERGYLVRANRGVDVQQEFLGNTRFLDVTHPGARDFLWQTLKRNYRDKGVTLFWLDEAEPEYGAYDFDNYRYHAGEVLAVGNAYPLHYAQALHDGLAAEGAGETVSLVRCAWAGSQRYGALIWSGDIHSSFTAMRNQLSAGLNMAMAGIPWWTTDIGGFHGGDVADPAFHELMIRWFQWAVFTPVLRMHGHRDPITPPAEPFRDGVAQCDTGAGNELWSFGDDVFAILRRYAGLRERLRPYVAGLMRAAHEAGDPPMRPMFYDYPEQPRSWEVDDQYMFGPDLLVAPVTAAGVDARDVWLPAGAWVDAWTGAEVAGDATLRCAAPRDRLPVFVRAGARVADAFGDRPKDAGA
- a CDS encoding MFS transporter, yielding MTTIAQQGDAAPVHPAPAPAARVPFGEKVAYGFGDAGGTIITGLIANFLTFYYTDVFGIAPGVVGILFLSLRIFDAISDPLIGIMADRTKTRWGQFRPYLLWTAIPVGLSCFLTFQSPDLGQDGKVAYAAITYFLLAFSYSLNNVPYCALVTRMTDSAEEGVACQSVRFAMVAIASFTVSVGLPIMVRALGAGDVARGYRDGVAILSLAAVAMFLICFLFVRERVTFAAVEEPPLRVAIANTLKNDQLRITFAMTLLLIAIFNTKGGAALYFITYVLNGGTTYQAFFFGIATIGGFIGSIVVTFFTRRYDVRTIYIWVNLILVAGHVAAFFVPGDYPTLWLVLVGLCCIVLGCTLPLHFTLIQLADQYGEWKLGMRSSGMSFAFNQFFVKLAWAVAGALISAVLVLVSYKAGANNQTPLSLTGIRALSTLVPAAMHLLLAFTISRLILNRATIARMNAARAA
- a CDS encoding LacI family DNA-binding transcriptional regulator yields the protein MSVKALASPARGGDQARMDIRALAGHLGLSIGTVSRALNDRKDVSPLTRQRVLEAASALGYTPNQFGRTLRIGRTATIGFMLTLEHDSAVHGDPFFMALLEGVQAGLVDHGLDLVILLARKGEDGETFLRRHIARGTVDGWLLSGTQYEDARIKLLSERRIPFVALGRTASIDDYSWIDLDFEGVVAEAMALLLANGHRRIGLVTPPATINNSHIVVAEYRAALGRAGLAADEALIHRGDTDEHDGEAATRELMALEQPPSALLLMGETAPVGAYRALRDAGQEPGRDIAVIGLRNNPMCQALSPELTCFTLDLNALGLALAGKLVSIVENEDGHTETNSSRWPLHILLRDSHKGGVPKI